GAGGAGACCCGGGTGGTGGCCTGACGCTGCTGCTCGGCCGTGCGCGGCAGGGTCTTGCCGTTGCGGGCGAAGACGTACTGGGTGAAGCCCGAGCAGTCGAAGCCGGTCGAGGGGCTCGTGCCACCCATGACGTAGGGGGTGCCGACGAGGCTCGCGGCGGTGTTGATGATGCCGCTGCTGGAGACCGCGGTGCGCGTCGTCGAGCGCGAGGTCGTCGTGGTGGTGGAGCGGGTGGACCCGGTGATGCCCATCGCGGAGCCGGTGCGGGGACCGACGACGCCGTCGGCGGTCAGTCCGTGGCTGCGCTGCCAGCGCTTGACGGCGGCGGCCGTCCCGGAGCCGAAGATGCCGTCGGCGCTGACGCCGACCACGCGCTGGACCTGCTTGACGACGGTGCCGCGCGAGCCCTGACGGACCAGGCCGGTGAAGTTGGTGCGCGCGGTGGAGGACGCGGTGGTCCGACTGGAGCGGGTCGTGGTCGATCCCAGGCCCATCTTGGTGCCGGTGCGGGGGCCGACGACGCCATCGGCGGTCAGGCCGTGGCTGCGCTGCCAGCGCTTGACGGCGTAGGCGGTCCGGGAGCCGAAGATGCCGTCGGCGCTGACGCCGACCTTCTGCTGGATCTGCTTGACGACGGTGCCGCGGGAGCCCTGCTTGACCAGACCGGAGAAGGTGGCGGCGGAGGTGGCGGACGGAGCGGCGGTGGCGGACTGGGCGCCGATGGTGGCGGTGCCGAGGCTGACTGCGGCGACGGCGACCATGGTCGCGCCAGCGCGCTTGCCGACCTGCGAGGGGTGGCTCGGACCGCGGTGGCGTCCGGCGTAGAACATCGACATGGGTCTCTCCTACGCCTGCGGAGTTAGCTGTCGGGTTGGAGTGGAGATCACTCCGCCCTGTGGTCCGTGGACCACGAGGACTTCACCCCAAGGCTGCAAGGCCATGGTTCGGTGGGTCCCCCGCTCCTGCCGTGCTGACTCAGGGGGCCAGTCGGGTTGGCAGGATTAGGCGGCCCGGTGGCAACCCCTCGTGTGTGGGGTCGCGAAAAGGATAAGGCATTGGGACACGAAACGGTAACGGGGGTGTGGACGAATTTGTCTGTCAGTCGCCACCGTGTACGGCCCGGTGCAGCTGCGCCATCTCCTCGTCCATCCGCGCGGCCGTCGCAGCCGCATCCGTGATGCGCTGACGCAGGTCGGGAGGGACGTCCCCTTCGTACTTGTAGAAGATCTTGTGCTCGGTGCTCGCCCAGAAGTCCATCGCCACCGTGCGGAACTGCACCTCGACCGGCACCTGCACCGGCCCGGAGGAGAGGAAGACGGGGATCTCGAGGATCACGTGCAGCGAGCGGTAGCCGTTGGCCTTGGGGTTGGCGATGTAGTCCTTGACCACCCGCACGGTGATGTCGGCCTGCGCCGTGAGCGAGTCCACGAGCCGGTAGACGTCGGCGACGAAGGAGCAGATGACCCGCACCCCGGCGATGTCGGTGATGTGCTCGCGCAGGTCCGGGATCTCCAGCTCGACCCCCTGGCGGGCGGCCTTCTCCAGGATGCTCTCCGGGCTCTTGACCCGGGTGGAGATGTGCTCGATCGGGTTGTCGAGGTGCAGCTCGGCGAACTCCTCGCGCAGGATCTCCAGCCGCATCGCGACCTGCTCCATGCCGAACCGGTAGCCGAGCATCATCCGCGTGAAGTCGTCACGGATCTGGGCGAACCGGCGGATCGCGTCGTCGGACAGTTCCGCTGGCAGCGCGGGGGGCTGGGTCATGGTCTCTCCGGGGTCGGGTGCCGAGCCAGCCTAGGGGTCGAGTCTGGGAGGCAGCAGGGCGCGGACCGGGCATGCTGGTCGGGTGCACGCCGACACCTTCCTGCCGATCCGGACCGAGCGCCTCACCCTTCGGGCGCACCGCGTGGGCGACCTCGAGCCGCTGCTGGAGTACGAGTCCCTGCCCGAGGTGGCGCGCTACCTCCCCTACCACCCGTGGACCCGGGAGACCGGCCGGGAGCACCTGGCCAAGCGGGTGCTGTGTCTGGGACTGGACACCCCGGCCCGCAGCCTCGGCCTCGTGGTGGAGCACGAGGGTCGCGTGATCGGGGACGTCCTGCTCTGGGTCACCGACGAGGCGGGAGCGAAGGGAGAGATGGGCTGGGCCTTCCGCCCCGACGTCGCGGGGCAGGGCTTCGCCACCGAGGCGGCGGCCGCAGTCCTCGAGGTCGGCTTCGCCCGCTACGGGTTGCACCGGGTCATCGCCCAGATGGATGCTCGCAACACGGCCTCGGCGCGCGTCGCCGAGCGGCTCGGGATGCAGCTGGAGGCCCAGCCGCGACAGGACTACTGGAGCAAGGGGGAGTGGACCGACTCGCTCGTGTACGCCGCGCTGGCGAGCGACCACCCGCACGACGTCGGTGACGCGATCGTCGTCAGCGCGGTCGTGCTCGCCGATGCCGACGGCCACGTGCTCACCGTCCGCAAGCGGGGCACGCACTCCTTCATGCACCCCGGTGGCAAGCCGGAGCCGGGCGAGACCCCTGCGCAGTGCGCGGTCCGTGAGGTGGAGGAGGAGCTCGGTCTGGTCCTCGACCCGGAGCGGCTCGACCTCCTGGCGGTGCACCGCACGGCCGCCGCCAACGAGGCGGGCATGGCGCTCGTCGCGAGCGTCTTCCGCCACCCGCACCTGACAGACCGGTCGCGTCCGAGCGTCGTCCCCGCTGCCGAGATCGAGGAGGTCCGGTGGGTCGACGTGAGCCGGCCGTTGCCGCAGGACTCAGCGCCCCTGCTGAGCCTGCTCGTCGCGGGGGCGGACTCGCGATGAAGGTCGTCGACCCGCAAGGCCGGACATGGCGTGTCTCGCGGCGGTGGATGCCGTGGCGGCGCAAGACACGCTTCGGCAGCTGGGGGGACGGGCCCGTCTTCAGCGGCAGCCTCGGGGACGACCCGATCAGCGCGATCATCGGCGTCGTCCTG
The genomic region above belongs to Janibacter limosus and contains:
- a CDS encoding peptidoglycan-binding protein — protein: MSMFYAGRHRGPSHPSQVGKRAGATMVAVAAVSLGTATIGAQSATAAPSATSAATFSGLVKQGSRGTVVKQIQQKVGVSADGIFGSRTAYAVKRWQRSHGLTADGVVGPRTGTKMGLGSTTTRSSRTTASSTARTNFTGLVRQGSRGTVVKQVQRVVGVSADGIFGSGTAAAVKRWQRSHGLTADGVVGPRTGSAMGITGSTRSTTTTTSRSTTRTAVSSSGIINTAASLVGTPYVMGGTSPSTGFDCSGFTQYVFARNGKTLPRTAEQQRQATTRVSSPRVGDLVFFGAPAWHMGIYAGNGQMYDAGNSRVDTTKRAIWTSAVTYGRV
- a CDS encoding GTP pyrophosphokinase; this encodes MTQPPALPAELSDDAIRRFAQIRDDFTRMMLGYRFGMEQVAMRLEILREEFAELHLDNPIEHISTRVKSPESILEKAARQGVELEIPDLREHITDIAGVRVICSFVADVYRLVDSLTAQADITVRVVKDYIANPKANGYRSLHVILEIPVFLSSGPVQVPVEVQFRTVAMDFWASTEHKIFYKYEGDVPPDLRQRITDAAATAARMDEEMAQLHRAVHGGD
- a CDS encoding GNAT family N-acetyltransferase produces the protein MHADTFLPIRTERLTLRAHRVGDLEPLLEYESLPEVARYLPYHPWTRETGREHLAKRVLCLGLDTPARSLGLVVEHEGRVIGDVLLWVTDEAGAKGEMGWAFRPDVAGQGFATEAAAAVLEVGFARYGLHRVIAQMDARNTASARVAERLGMQLEAQPRQDYWSKGEWTDSLVYAALASDHPHDVGDAIVVSAVVLADADGHVLTVRKRGTHSFMHPGGKPEPGETPAQCAVREVEEELGLVLDPERLDLLAVHRTAAANEAGMALVASVFRHPHLTDRSRPSVVPAAEIEEVRWVDVSRPLPQDSAPLLSLLVAGADSR